A genomic stretch from Flavobacterium sp. KS-LB2 includes:
- a CDS encoding MFS transporter: MSTKSTKGIWKVISASSMGTMIEWYDFYIFGSLAVVISTKFFPSDNPTAAFLSTLATFAAGFVVRPFGALFFGRLGDLIGRKYTFMVTLLLMGGATFLIGCIPSYETIGFMAPLLVLILRLLQGLALGGEYGGAATYVAEHAPVGQRGYWTSWIQTTATVGLFISLMVILATRNILTPEQFDEWGWRVPFWVSIIMVGVSYLIRKNMDESPVFAKAKSEGKTSTNPLKESFGNRYNLKFVLLALFGATMGQGVVWYTGQFYAMSFLKTVMSIDSSQVDTLLGIALILGTPFFIFFGWLSDKVGRKYIMMGGMLLAIVLYRPIYKQMYETTSVKNKTEIVANTKIIAELKENKKQTMDSIYTTNKEYSDGTTLVEVKTVSLENGTAKVVDGKPKIETKTTLKINSSDNWALIFLVFIQVIFVTMVYGPIAAFLVEMFPVKIRYTSMSLPYHVGNGIFGGLLPAISTYFVTNAKDLGHPEFYLEGLWYPIVIAAVSFVVGMVYIKNKDKNAHV, from the coding sequence ATGAGTACAAAATCAACAAAAGGAATTTGGAAAGTCATTTCCGCATCCTCAATGGGTACAATGATCGAATGGTATGATTTCTACATCTTTGGAAGTTTAGCCGTTGTAATCTCAACAAAATTTTTCCCTTCAGATAATCCTACAGCAGCATTCTTATCCACTTTAGCAACCTTCGCAGCAGGATTCGTAGTGCGTCCTTTCGGAGCCCTTTTCTTTGGACGATTAGGCGATTTAATTGGAAGAAAATATACGTTCATGGTCACTTTACTTTTAATGGGTGGAGCGACATTCCTGATAGGATGTATCCCGAGTTATGAAACTATTGGATTCATGGCGCCTTTATTAGTATTAATTCTTCGTTTGCTTCAAGGTCTTGCTTTGGGTGGTGAATACGGTGGAGCCGCAACCTATGTCGCCGAGCATGCTCCCGTTGGACAACGAGGATATTGGACTTCTTGGATTCAGACTACTGCAACGGTGGGTTTATTCATCTCTTTGATGGTAATTTTAGCCACGAGAAACATCCTTACACCAGAGCAATTTGACGAATGGGGATGGAGAGTTCCGTTTTGGGTTTCTATCATCATGGTTGGAGTTTCGTATTTGATTCGAAAAAACATGGATGAATCTCCTGTTTTTGCTAAAGCGAAAAGCGAAGGAAAAACAAGCACCAACCCATTGAAAGAAAGTTTTGGAAACCGTTACAACTTAAAATTTGTTTTGCTAGCTTTATTTGGGGCCACAATGGGACAAGGAGTTGTTTGGTACACCGGTCAATTCTATGCCATGAGTTTCTTAAAAACAGTAATGTCTATTGATTCGTCACAAGTAGATACCTTACTCGGAATTGCATTAATCTTGGGTACACCATTTTTCATCTTTTTTGGTTGGCTGAGTGATAAAGTAGGAAGAAAATACATTATGATGGGCGGAATGTTATTAGCCATTGTCTTATACAGACCTATTTACAAACAAATGTATGAAACTACATCTGTCAAAAATAAAACTGAAATCGTAGCAAATACTAAAATTATTGCTGAATTAAAGGAGAATAAAAAACAAACCATGGACTCTATCTATACTACGAATAAAGAGTATTCAGATGGAACAACATTAGTAGAGGTAAAAACGGTATCTTTAGAGAACGGAACCGCTAAAGTTGTAGACGGTAAGCCGAAAATTGAAACTAAAACAACGCTAAAAATTAACTCCAGTGACAATTGGGCTTTGATCTTTTTAGTATTTATACAAGTGATATTTGTAACTATGGTTTACGGTCCTATTGCGGCGTTCTTAGTTGAAATGTTCCCAGTAAAAATTAGATACACGTCAATGTCATTGCCATATCACGTAGGAAATGGAATTTTTGGAGGATTACTTCCAGCTATCTCGACTTATTTTGTAACGAATGCAAAAGACTTAGGACATCCAGAGTTTTACCTTGAAGGATTGTGGTATCCAATTGTTATTGCTGCAGTCAGCTTTGTAGTTGGAATGGTTTACATTAAAAATAAAGATAAAAACGCTCACGTATAA
- a CDS encoding porin, producing the protein MKKIFFIAAVLLLSQKGFSQGSTDYGAGLKFNLNEDGSKFMRVIAWNQIWMRSAQMNPGTMIGGEATSTATDIGNRRLRFLAYAQVSKRYMIVTHFGINNQTFTNGGAAGTSGTGGYGAGKKPGLFFHDAWNEYAVVLPQKEKKFSMSLGAGLHYYMGLSRLTMASTLNFLTIDAPIFNWPLIENSDQFARQVGLFAKGKYGKLEYRLSYNKPYATNLVPTNVTTAENAVAVDNSGMTKWSKAGYFEYQFLEQEANVLPFKVGSYLGTKKVFNIGAGFYTAPDATRSSVSGTINKHDIKLFSADVFLDLPIGKKENKMALTGYSVLYDYDFGPNYLRNVGIMNIGSVDPNFTGSRAIAGAGNAQPTIGSGNIWYTQAGILLPNKEAKPKVRIQPFGAVTYKNFDALEQSSTQFDVGSNFFLDGHHAKITAQYSTRPVYTAPTTRSGSLGDFIVQIQIYL; encoded by the coding sequence ATGAAAAAAATATTTTTTATAGCGGCAGTACTCTTATTGTCCCAAAAAGGTTTTTCGCAAGGCTCTACCGACTATGGCGCCGGACTGAAATTCAATTTGAATGAAGATGGTTCTAAATTCATGCGTGTGATTGCATGGAACCAGATCTGGATGCGTTCTGCTCAAATGAATCCTGGCACCATGATTGGCGGTGAAGCAACTTCGACCGCAACCGACATTGGTAATCGACGTTTGCGTTTTCTAGCGTATGCACAAGTATCAAAAAGATACATGATTGTAACCCACTTTGGTATTAACAACCAAACTTTTACCAATGGTGGCGCAGCAGGAACGTCTGGAACTGGAGGCTATGGCGCTGGTAAAAAACCTGGTTTATTTTTCCACGATGCTTGGAACGAATATGCGGTTGTATTGCCTCAAAAAGAGAAAAAATTCAGCATGTCGCTTGGCGCTGGATTACATTACTACATGGGATTATCCCGATTAACGATGGCTTCTACACTTAACTTCTTAACTATCGACGCACCTATTTTTAACTGGCCATTAATTGAAAACTCGGATCAATTTGCGAGACAAGTAGGGTTATTTGCAAAAGGAAAATATGGAAAATTAGAATATCGTTTGAGCTACAATAAACCTTATGCTACAAACCTAGTTCCTACAAACGTAACGACTGCCGAAAATGCTGTGGCCGTTGATAATAGCGGCATGACAAAATGGTCAAAAGCAGGTTATTTTGAATATCAGTTTCTAGAGCAAGAAGCAAATGTATTGCCTTTTAAAGTCGGAAGTTATTTAGGAACCAAAAAAGTATTCAATATAGGTGCTGGTTTTTACACCGCTCCTGACGCGACAAGATCATCTGTAAGCGGTACTATAAACAAACACGATATCAAACTTTTTTCAGCTGACGTTTTTCTAGATTTACCGATAGGGAAAAAAGAAAATAAAATGGCTTTAACTGGATATAGTGTACTGTATGATTATGATTTTGGACCTAATTACTTACGTAATGTTGGTATCATGAACATTGGATCAGTAGATCCTAATTTCACAGGAAGCAGAGCAATCGCTGGAGCTGGAAATGCACAACCTACTATTGGCTCAGGAAATATATGGTATACACAAGCCGGAATTTTATTACCTAACAAAGAGGCGAAACCTAAAGTTCGCATCCAGCCTTTTGGAGCTGTTACTTATAAAAACTTTGATGCTTTAGAGCAATCAAGTACTCAGTTTGACGTAGGATCTAACTTTTTCCTAGATGGCCATCATGCAAAAATAACAGCGCAATATTCTACTAGACCTGTTTACACCGCTCCAACAACTCGTTCTGGATCATTGGGAGACTTCATAGTACAAATCCAAATCTATCTATAA
- a CDS encoding hemolysin family protein → MEISIIILCLILSAFFSGMEIAFVSSNKIYLEIEKKQDNFVSKTLTKLTEKPTNFIVTMLIGNTVAMVVYGFFMSELVMQWFVALGYHFSDGLNLVLQILVSALLIVITAEFLPKVFFQIYANSLIKVFAVPAYVFYRFFYFISAFFIGVSDFILKKFFKTEGDTIQLYFSKIELGNYITEQMSTVEDNETVDSEILMFQNALEFSGVKARDIMSPRTEIIAVDVFDSIENLKELFIETGYSKIVVYQNSLDDIVGYVHSFDLFKKPNNIKEIVISVEFVPETIFIKDAMNLLTKKRKSVAVVLDEYGGTSGIITIEDIVEELFGEIEDEHDSDEELIEKDLGDGVFVFSTRFDVEYLNVTYKLAIPESDSYGTLGGFIVDFTKEIPEKGEVITIGNYHFIIEEATNKKIELVKMTVQE, encoded by the coding sequence ATGGAAATTAGTATTATCATATTGTGTCTAATACTAAGTGCTTTTTTTTCAGGGATGGAGATAGCCTTTGTCTCTTCAAATAAAATTTATCTTGAAATTGAAAAAAAACAAGATAATTTCGTTTCAAAAACACTCACGAAGCTTACTGAAAAACCAACTAATTTTATAGTAACCATGCTTATTGGGAATACTGTGGCTATGGTGGTCTATGGTTTTTTTATGAGCGAATTAGTGATGCAATGGTTTGTAGCTTTAGGATATCATTTTTCAGATGGATTAAATTTAGTGTTACAAATTCTGGTTTCAGCACTACTAATTGTTATTACCGCGGAGTTTCTGCCTAAAGTTTTTTTTCAAATTTATGCGAATTCCTTAATTAAGGTTTTTGCAGTTCCAGCCTATGTTTTCTATAGGTTTTTCTATTTTATTTCTGCCTTTTTTATTGGGGTCTCTGATTTTATATTAAAGAAATTCTTCAAGACTGAAGGAGACACTATTCAATTATATTTTAGTAAAATAGAACTGGGAAATTATATTACTGAGCAAATGAGCACTGTTGAAGATAACGAAACCGTAGATTCTGAAATACTAATGTTTCAAAATGCATTAGAATTTTCTGGCGTGAAAGCCAGAGATATAATGAGTCCTCGGACTGAAATTATTGCTGTTGACGTATTTGATTCTATTGAAAACCTCAAGGAACTATTCATAGAAACGGGCTATTCTAAAATTGTAGTTTATCAAAACTCATTGGACGATATTGTTGGTTATGTACATTCGTTTGATTTGTTTAAAAAACCAAATAACATTAAGGAAATTGTCATCTCGGTAGAGTTTGTTCCCGAAACAATATTTATAAAAGACGCTATGAACTTGCTTACAAAAAAACGCAAAAGTGTTGCTGTAGTGTTAGACGAATATGGAGGGACTTCTGGGATAATTACTATAGAAGATATTGTGGAAGAGCTTTTTGGGGAAATAGAGGACGAACACGATTCAGACGAAGAACTGATAGAAAAGGATTTGGGTGATGGGGTTTTTGTTTTTTCAACGCGTTTTGATGTAGAGTATTTAAATGTAACCTACAAACTTGCAATTCCTGAAAGTGATTCTTATGGGACACTTGGCGGTTTTATAGTCGATTTTACAAAAGAGATCCCTGAAAAAGGGGAGGTGATTACCATAGGCAACTATCATTTTATAATTGAAGAAGCTACAAATAAGAAAATAGAATTAGTAAAAATGACCGTACAAGAGTGA
- a CDS encoding DUF6814 family protein — protein sequence MNQIKRVLGLVWIACAAAAAYFCIFTFGLPKFMSGKQEDLVFGIIILFILTPLIVLGLGTFGYYSLMGDYDEKN from the coding sequence ATGAATCAGATAAAAAGAGTTTTAGGATTAGTTTGGATTGCTTGTGCTGCTGCTGCAGCGTATTTTTGCATCTTTACTTTTGGATTGCCAAAATTTATGTCAGGCAAACAAGAAGATTTAGTATTTGGGATTATTATCCTTTTTATACTCACTCCATTAATCGTTTTAGGATTAGGAACCTTTGGGTATTACTCCTTAATGGGTGATTATGATGAAAAAAATTAA
- a CDS encoding type III pantothenate kinase, with protein MILVVDVGNSRIKAAVFEGAILFEIFVFSEIELQKNIENILKKFEKITDLIVSSVGDVEKQSFLAFNNVLNVHFLSHEDSFPFQNRYATPKTLGIDRMVLAAGATLQFPNQNRLVIDAGTCVTYDFIDEKNNYLGGAISPGLRLRYEALHNFTAKLPLLSLESPKGFIGTSTSESIHSGVVNGFVYEIDGFIDEYKAMYSNFIIILTGGDTDFLAKRLKNTIFANSNFLLESLNQTFQYKIKND; from the coding sequence ATGATTTTAGTTGTCGATGTAGGAAACTCTAGAATTAAAGCGGCTGTCTTTGAGGGTGCTATCCTTTTTGAAATTTTCGTTTTTTCTGAAATTGAACTGCAGAAAAATATTGAAAATATTTTAAAAAAATTCGAAAAAATAACTGATTTGATTGTTTCGTCTGTTGGAGATGTCGAAAAACAGTCTTTTTTAGCTTTTAACAATGTATTGAATGTGCATTTTCTATCTCATGAAGATTCTTTTCCGTTTCAGAATCGGTATGCGACTCCTAAAACTTTGGGAATTGATAGGATGGTTCTTGCTGCGGGAGCAACGCTTCAGTTTCCAAATCAGAATCGATTGGTTATTGATGCAGGAACGTGTGTTACGTACGATTTTATTGATGAGAAAAATAATTATTTAGGTGGAGCTATCTCGCCAGGTTTGCGATTGCGCTACGAAGCGCTGCATAATTTCACAGCTAAACTTCCTTTGTTGTCATTAGAAAGTCCTAAAGGTTTCATTGGAACATCGACTTCAGAATCTATTCATTCTGGCGTGGTTAACGGTTTCGTCTATGAGATTGACGGTTTTATCGATGAATATAAAGCAATGTATTCAAATTTTATAATAATTTTAACGGGTGGCGACACAGATTTTTTGGCTAAACGATTAAAAAATACCATATTTGCCAATTCAAATTTTCTCCTGGAAAGTTTGAATCAAACATTTCAATATAAAATCAAAAATGATTAA
- a CDS encoding M28 family metallopeptidase, with product MKKIVLSAVLLCSAYMLQAQSINKIINKKYVTKIEKVLSADDMQGRRAFTPGIDKASSFIESEFKKIGLQTFNGAKDFKQEFFMTESKNVSLNVLIDGKAIDKEDVVSFSYQPQIALTEKSDVQVVKISIGDKFGPKFYEYYQSEKNLLVLVDVSFKPRIQNMKHIPQMSANPGGNTVVFVFGTMEATQFTIEGTNTVTKKALNNVVGVLKGKSKPNEYVVFSGHYDHLGVGSPAEGEQHDATDSIYNGANDDAAGTTAVIMLAKYFKKLNNNERTILFTTFVAEEIGGYGSQYFSKQLNPDQVMAMFNLEMIGTESKWGKNSAYITGFEKSSMGAILQKNLEGSAFKFYPDPYPEQQLFYRSDNATLAKLGVPAHTISTSKMDSEPNYHKVSDEIETLDMVNMTEVIKAIAISSSTIINGKDTPSRVDSSALSRK from the coding sequence ATGAAAAAAATTGTTTTAAGTGCTGTTTTACTTTGTTCTGCATATATGTTGCAGGCTCAGTCAATCAATAAAATTATCAATAAAAAATACGTTACGAAGATAGAGAAAGTACTTTCGGCGGATGATATGCAAGGCCGAAGAGCTTTTACTCCAGGAATAGATAAAGCTTCCTCTTTCATTGAATCTGAATTTAAGAAAATTGGATTGCAAACATTTAACGGTGCGAAAGATTTTAAGCAAGAGTTTTTCATGACCGAGTCTAAAAATGTTTCTTTAAATGTTTTAATTGATGGTAAAGCAATAGATAAAGAGGATGTGGTTTCTTTTTCCTATCAACCACAAATTGCTTTGACTGAAAAAAGTGATGTTCAGGTTGTAAAAATAAGTATCGGAGATAAATTTGGTCCGAAGTTTTACGAATATTACCAAAGTGAAAAAAATCTTTTAGTTCTAGTGGATGTTTCTTTTAAACCCAGAATTCAAAATATGAAGCATATTCCGCAAATGAGTGCTAATCCTGGTGGGAATACGGTAGTGTTTGTTTTTGGAACTATGGAGGCGACCCAGTTTACTATAGAAGGAACTAATACAGTAACTAAAAAAGCATTGAATAATGTAGTAGGTGTTTTAAAAGGCAAAAGTAAACCCAATGAATACGTGGTTTTCTCAGGGCATTATGACCATTTAGGTGTGGGTTCACCTGCTGAAGGGGAGCAACATGATGCTACTGATTCTATTTATAATGGTGCCAATGATGATGCCGCTGGAACAACAGCTGTAATTATGTTAGCCAAGTATTTTAAAAAACTAAATAATAATGAGCGTACGATATTGTTTACCACTTTTGTAGCAGAAGAAATAGGTGGTTATGGCTCTCAATACTTTTCGAAACAATTAAATCCAGATCAGGTTATGGCTATGTTTAACTTGGAAATGATTGGAACGGAGTCAAAATGGGGTAAAAATTCAGCTTATATTACTGGTTTTGAGAAATCAAGTATGGGGGCAATATTGCAAAAGAATTTAGAAGGATCAGCGTTTAAATTTTATCCAGATCCTTATCCAGAACAACAATTATTCTATCGTTCGGATAATGCAACTCTAGCAAAATTAGGCGTTCCGGCACATACAATTTCTACGTCAAAAATGGATAGCGAGCCTAATTACCACAAAGTAAGTGATGAAATTGAGACTTTAGATATGGTAAACATGACAGAAGTCATTAAAGCAATTGCAATCAGTTCTTCTACCATCATCAACGGAAAAGATACACCATCACGCGTCGATAGTAGTGCTTTGAGTAGGAAGTAA
- a CDS encoding IS1/IS1595 family N-terminal zinc-binding domain-containing protein, producing the protein MELLTCPKCQSDHIIKSGIINSKQRYLCKKCNYFFTVNKIGKKIDDYYVTKALQLYLEGLSFREIERIIGVSHVTVSNWVKTFNIKKPSHANYHPTYKIFNHLELVEHLKNKELLSGAGMIITELGDKFMLIKWERFKD; encoded by the coding sequence ATGGAACTTTTAACGTGCCCAAAATGCCAAAGCGACCACATTATAAAAAGTGGTATAATCAATAGCAAACAAAGGTATTTATGCAAAAAATGTAATTATTTTTTCACAGTCAACAAAATAGGCAAAAAGATCGATGACTACTATGTTACCAAAGCGCTCCAACTATATTTAGAAGGCTTGAGTTTTCGTGAAATCGAGCGCATTATAGGGGTTTCTCACGTAACCGTAAGCAACTGGGTAAAAACCTTCAATATCAAAAAACCATCTCATGCCAACTACCATCCTACCTATAAGATTTTTAATCACTTAGAACTAGTTGAACATCTAAAAAATAAAGAACTGCTCTCTGGAGCAGGAATGATAATAACTGAACTTGGCGATAAGTTTATGCTTATAAAATGGGAAAGATTCAAAGATTAA
- the lptC gene encoding LPS export ABC transporter periplasmic protein LptC, protein MTLVKKKHIKLVVTVFAVTLFFGCESNFKEIQKINFSEFIPSSDADIVNLKYTDSGRVTAILVSSKMLDYATVDFPFTEFPKGIDVTLFDKKAKKTFIKSNYAISYKGTNIIDLQGKVKIFTEEGQTLETEQLYFDQKNEWFFTERKFKLSDPKGTSNGQGIDFSKDFKVINSQKITGEIESAD, encoded by the coding sequence ATGACTTTAGTCAAAAAAAAACATATTAAATTAGTTGTCACAGTTTTTGCTGTGACACTATTTTTTGGTTGCGAAAGTAATTTCAAAGAGATTCAAAAGATTAATTTCTCTGAATTTATTCCGAGCAGTGATGCGGATATAGTAAATTTGAAATACACCGATTCAGGAAGAGTTACGGCAATTTTGGTTAGTTCGAAAATGCTAGATTATGCAACAGTTGATTTTCCTTTTACAGAATTTCCAAAAGGAATTGATGTAACTTTATTTGATAAAAAAGCAAAGAAAACATTTATCAAATCCAATTATGCTATTTCATATAAAGGTACAAATATCATTGATTTACAAGGGAAAGTGAAGATTTTTACCGAAGAGGGTCAGACCTTAGAAACGGAGCAATTGTATTTTGATCAAAAAAACGAATGGTTTTTTACGGAAAGAAAATTTAAATTATCAGATCCAAAAGGAACTTCAAATGGACAAGGAATTGACTTTAGCAAAGATTTCAAAGTGATTAATTCTCAAAAAATAACTGGCGAAATAGAATCAGCCGATTAA